A region of Streptomyces sp. NBC_01264 DNA encodes the following proteins:
- a CDS encoding cytochrome d ubiquinol oxidase subunit II codes for MIQDVVAWVLLGAVAAYACAGGTDYGAGFWDLFAGGAVRGKRPRWLIDHAMEPVWETNNVWLIFVLVFMWTGFPVLFQTLFTAMWLPLALAALGLALRGAGFALRKPMTRLAHRRIYGRTFAVSSLLVPFFLGAVVGGLATGRVAPGTKASADAWSNGTSVLCGLLTVAATAFLGAVFLTADARRFDAPDLVQYFRLRAWCSLGGIAVLTAVGLVVTHDDARYVYDGLTSGVGLAFVLAAAACAAATAVLLHRTATGWARITAVGSVALVVIAWGLAQRPYLIPTSLTVDEAAGAPTTLRWLLLVTVIAIVLVGPPLVLLYRLDTSGALQPLADDDLRRTAVNRDAGPHR; via the coding sequence ATGATCCAGGACGTCGTGGCCTGGGTGCTCCTGGGTGCGGTCGCCGCCTACGCCTGTGCGGGCGGGACGGACTACGGAGCCGGGTTCTGGGACCTCTTCGCGGGCGGCGCCGTACGGGGCAAGCGGCCCCGGTGGCTGATCGACCACGCCATGGAGCCCGTCTGGGAGACGAACAACGTCTGGCTCATCTTCGTCCTGGTGTTCATGTGGACGGGCTTTCCGGTCCTGTTCCAGACGCTCTTCACCGCCATGTGGCTACCCCTGGCGCTCGCGGCCCTGGGGCTCGCCCTACGCGGTGCGGGCTTCGCCCTCCGCAAACCCATGACACGCCTCGCGCACCGCAGGATCTACGGCAGGACCTTCGCCGTTTCCTCCCTCCTGGTGCCCTTCTTCCTCGGGGCGGTCGTCGGCGGGTTGGCCACGGGCCGGGTCGCTCCGGGGACGAAGGCGTCCGCGGACGCGTGGTCCAACGGGACCTCCGTGCTCTGCGGCCTGCTCACCGTCGCCGCGACCGCCTTCCTGGGGGCGGTGTTCCTCACCGCCGACGCCCGCCGCTTCGACGCCCCCGACCTCGTCCAGTACTTCCGGCTGCGGGCCTGGTGCAGTCTCGGGGGCATCGCCGTCCTGACCGCCGTCGGCCTCGTCGTCACACACGACGACGCGCGCTACGTCTACGACGGCCTCACCAGCGGCGTCGGCCTGGCCTTCGTCCTGGCGGCCGCCGCCTGCGCCGCGGCCACTGCCGTGCTGCTCCACCGCACGGCCACGGGCTGGGCGAGGATCACCGCGGTCGGGAGCGTCGCCCTCGTCGTCATCGCCTGGGGGCTGGCCCAGCGCCCCTATCTCATCCCCACCTCGCTGACCGTGGACGAGGCGGCCGGAGCACCGACGACACTGCGCTGGCTGCTCCTGGTCACGGTCATCGCGATCGTGCTCGTCGGACCGCCGCTGGTCCTGCTTTACCGCCTGGACACCAGCGGCGCCCTGCAACCCCTCGCCGACGACGACCTGCGCCGCACGGCCGTGAACCGGGATGCGGGCCCGCACCGCTGA
- a CDS encoding cytochrome ubiquinol oxidase subunit I, with protein MNSAIAILADTPAQLLPARQLMAFTLASHILLVPFGVALPAITLLMHYRGLRKGDPVALLLARRWSAVMAVQFAIGIVTGTVLSFEFGLLWPGLMGRWGDVFGLGFGVEAWAFFLEAILIAIYLYGWRRLKPWTHFWLALPLPLTALMGAFGIIAANSWMNTPRGFSLDAGGNPVDIDVRKAIFTPIFGPEYWHFVAGVVLTAGYVVAGVYAVGWLRGRRDHYHRLGFTVPFTVAAILTPVQFVLGDSIARSVFQEQPVKFAATELVWKTGTHQPEILFGRLHEDGTVSGGLKFPQLDSILAGFSPDTRVTGLSSVPASDRPTAVQATIAHWAFDIMVSIGSALLLLALWYGWCWWRRRDLPSSPWFFRCAAVAGVACLVTVECGWITTEVGRQPWIVYENMRVSEAVTDTRAASLWTMLAVVIVVYALIFGTLLGVLLTMRTRWRIADEQEGAAQAAGTPESDAPYGPRRATVAAAPDHDHGSARGDGGGR; from the coding sequence ATGAACAGCGCGATCGCGATCCTGGCGGACACCCCTGCGCAGCTGCTCCCCGCCCGCCAGCTCATGGCCTTCACCCTGGCCTCCCACATCCTGCTCGTTCCCTTCGGCGTGGCTCTGCCCGCCATCACCCTGCTGATGCACTACCGCGGGCTGCGCAAGGGCGATCCGGTCGCCCTGCTGCTCGCGCGGCGCTGGTCGGCGGTCATGGCCGTGCAGTTCGCCATCGGCATCGTCACCGGGACCGTGCTCTCCTTCGAGTTCGGCCTGCTCTGGCCGGGCCTCATGGGCCGGTGGGGCGATGTCTTCGGCCTCGGGTTCGGGGTCGAGGCGTGGGCGTTCTTCCTGGAGGCGATCCTCATCGCCATCTACCTCTACGGCTGGCGGAGACTGAAGCCGTGGACGCACTTCTGGCTGGCTCTGCCCCTGCCGCTGACGGCACTGATGGGCGCGTTCGGCATCATCGCCGCGAACTCCTGGATGAACACGCCGCGCGGCTTCTCGCTCGACGCGGGCGGCAACCCCGTGGACATCGACGTCCGCAAGGCGATCTTCACGCCGATCTTCGGCCCCGAGTACTGGCACTTCGTGGCGGGTGTCGTCCTCACGGCGGGCTACGTCGTGGCCGGGGTCTACGCGGTGGGCTGGCTGCGCGGCCGGCGTGACCACTACCACCGGCTCGGCTTCACCGTTCCGTTCACCGTCGCCGCGATCCTCACCCCCGTGCAGTTCGTGCTCGGGGACTCCATCGCCCGCTCGGTGTTCCAGGAGCAGCCGGTGAAGTTCGCCGCCACCGAGTTGGTCTGGAAGACCGGCACCCACCAACCGGAGATCCTGTTCGGACGCCTGCACGAGGACGGAACGGTCTCCGGCGGGCTCAAGTTCCCCCAACTGGACTCGATCCTCGCCGGTTTCAGCCCGGACACCCGGGTGACGGGCCTGTCGTCGGTCCCCGCGAGCGACCGCCCCACGGCGGTCCAGGCCACCATCGCCCACTGGGCGTTCGACATCATGGTGTCGATCGGGAGCGCTCTCCTCCTGCTCGCGCTCTGGTACGGCTGGTGCTGGTGGCGACGACGCGACCTGCCGAGTTCCCCGTGGTTCTTCCGGTGCGCCGCCGTGGCAGGGGTGGCCTGCCTGGTGACGGTGGAATGCGGCTGGATCACCACCGAGGTGGGGCGCCAGCCCTGGATCGTGTACGAGAACATGCGGGTGTCCGAAGCCGTCACGGACACCCGGGCCGCGTCGTTGTGGACGATGCTCGCCGTCGTCATCGTCGTCTACGCATTGATCTTCGGCACCCTCCTGGGCGTCCTGCTCACCATGCGCACCCGCTGGCGGATCGCGGACGAACAAGAGGGCGCTGCCCAGGCCGCCGGCACTCCGGAAAGCGACGCCCCCTACGGGCCCCGCCGGGCGACCGTCGCGGCCGCACCGGATCACGATCACGGCTCCGCACGCGGTGACGGAGGAGGGCGATGA